In Streptomyces sp. SN-593, a single genomic region encodes these proteins:
- a CDS encoding flavin reductase family protein produces MTSARVPAAPTAETDLPLANPQHFRDAMAQLASTVTIVTTTDGDGRPWGFTASSVVPVSLDPPLVMVGVAHTSSCYEALAASDAFVVNVLGDRHRDLAGRFATSGADRFTGSGFTSWPGTDLPYLPDATAAFRCLTQYALPAGDHDLLLGALADTLSPPATAPSSALLWYRRAFHTPAP; encoded by the coding sequence GTGACCTCAGCACGAGTACCCGCCGCACCGACGGCGGAGACCGACCTGCCCCTGGCCAACCCGCAGCACTTCCGCGACGCGATGGCCCAACTGGCCTCCACCGTCACGATCGTGACCACCACCGACGGCGACGGACGCCCGTGGGGCTTCACCGCCAGCTCGGTGGTCCCGGTCTCGCTCGACCCGCCGCTCGTCATGGTCGGCGTCGCCCACACCTCCAGTTGCTACGAGGCGCTCGCCGCCTCCGACGCGTTCGTGGTGAACGTCCTCGGCGACCGCCACCGCGACCTGGCCGGCCGCTTCGCCACCTCCGGCGCCGACCGCTTCACCGGCAGCGGGTTCACGAGCTGGCCCGGCACCGACCTGCCCTACCTGCCCGACGCCACCGCCGCCTTCCGCTGCCTCACCCAGTACGCGCTCCCGGCCGGCGACCACGACCTCCTGCTCGGCGCCCTCGCCGACACCCTGTCCCCGCCCGCCACGGCGCCCTCCTCCGCCCTCCTGTGGTACCGCCGCGCCTTCCACACCCCCGCTCCCTGA
- the murJ gene encoding murein biosynthesis integral membrane protein MurJ, translating to MSTPDGGNGRRDGYDEGPYGAYGQYPQDDGRPPYPQQYGAHDGYGRQQPYPQGRYEEQDGPYEPQGQYGPYGYTSVPRQSAPDADPYAHLYREPYRDDDADYSLYYAPNVYGSASGDVAAEATGTFPVIDVDRAPPPQQRGEAAGGTGKGSLLGSSAVMALGTMVSRGTGFVRNMMIAVAIGQGTMGDSYQIAYTLPTMVYFLVGGGAVNAVFVPQLVRSMKNDPDGGEAYANRLLTLVITALGGVVLLMVAAAPLLVRLLSPSLMSTPSTAHVTVTMARYCLPTIFFMGVHVVAGQILNARERFGAMMWTPVLNNVVVIFTFGLYIWVFGSFGHSAVNPGTISPQGVRLLGVGTLLGLVVQALSMVPYLRASGLRYRPRFDWRGHGLGHAAKLARWTFLFVLANQLGLIVVTRLATAAQKSAAAHGYASGTGLSAYTSAQTIWQLPQAVITVSVMSAVLPRISRAASDGDAAAVRADISHGLRTSAVAIVPAAFLFLSLGPWIGALIYGTGANGGRSTGYMLAAFALGLIPYSAQYVTLRGFYAYEDTRTPFFNTVWIAVVNAAVAGLSYLVLPPQRAVVGMAFGYGVAYFVGLLVALPRLRRRIGTLDGPRIRRTYSRLVAAALVPALLGYFLARATEGVLGGGLVGAAGALLVGLVVQIGLFLAIAKRMRIEELNALLGMVRGRLGR from the coding sequence ATGAGCACGCCGGACGGCGGCAACGGTCGGCGTGACGGTTACGACGAAGGCCCGTACGGCGCGTACGGGCAGTACCCGCAGGACGACGGGCGGCCGCCGTACCCCCAGCAGTACGGCGCCCACGACGGGTACGGCCGGCAACAGCCGTACCCGCAGGGCCGGTACGAGGAGCAGGACGGCCCGTACGAACCGCAGGGGCAGTACGGGCCCTACGGGTACACCTCCGTGCCGCGGCAGAGCGCGCCGGACGCGGACCCGTACGCCCACCTGTACCGGGAGCCGTACCGCGACGACGACGCCGACTACTCCCTCTACTACGCGCCGAACGTCTACGGCAGCGCGAGCGGGGACGTGGCGGCGGAGGCGACCGGCACCTTCCCGGTGATCGACGTCGACCGGGCCCCGCCGCCGCAGCAGCGGGGGGAGGCGGCGGGCGGCACCGGCAAGGGCTCGCTGCTGGGATCGAGCGCCGTGATGGCGCTGGGCACGATGGTCTCGCGGGGCACCGGCTTCGTCCGCAACATGATGATCGCCGTCGCCATCGGCCAGGGCACGATGGGCGACTCCTACCAGATCGCCTACACCCTGCCGACGATGGTGTACTTCCTGGTCGGCGGCGGCGCCGTCAACGCGGTGTTCGTGCCGCAGCTCGTCCGCAGCATGAAGAACGACCCCGACGGCGGCGAGGCGTACGCCAACCGCCTGCTCACCCTGGTGATCACCGCGCTCGGCGGCGTGGTGCTGCTCATGGTGGCGGCCGCGCCGCTGCTGGTGCGGCTGCTCTCCCCGTCGCTGATGTCCACCCCCTCCACCGCGCACGTCACGGTGACGATGGCGCGGTACTGCCTGCCGACCATCTTCTTCATGGGCGTGCACGTGGTGGCCGGGCAGATCCTCAACGCCCGCGAGCGGTTCGGCGCGATGATGTGGACCCCGGTGCTCAACAACGTCGTGGTGATCTTCACCTTCGGCCTGTACATCTGGGTGTTCGGCAGCTTCGGCCACAGCGCGGTGAACCCCGGCACCATCTCCCCGCAGGGCGTGCGGCTGCTGGGCGTGGGCACCCTGCTCGGCCTGGTGGTGCAGGCGCTGTCGATGGTCCCCTACCTGCGCGCGTCGGGGCTGCGCTACCGCCCGCGCTTCGACTGGCGCGGGCACGGCCTGGGCCACGCGGCCAAACTCGCCCGCTGGACCTTCCTGTTCGTGCTCGCCAACCAGCTCGGCCTGATCGTGGTCACCCGGCTCGCCACCGCCGCCCAGAAGTCGGCGGCCGCGCACGGCTACGCCAGCGGCACCGGCCTGTCGGCGTACACCAGCGCCCAGACGATCTGGCAGCTACCGCAGGCGGTCATCACGGTCTCGGTGATGAGCGCGGTGCTGCCGCGGATCTCCCGCGCCGCCTCCGACGGCGACGCGGCCGCGGTGCGCGCCGACATCTCGCACGGCCTGCGCACCTCCGCGGTGGCGATCGTGCCGGCCGCCTTCCTCTTCCTCTCCCTGGGCCCGTGGATCGGCGCGCTGATCTACGGCACCGGCGCCAACGGCGGCCGCTCCACGGGCTACATGCTCGCCGCCTTCGCCCTCGGCCTGATCCCGTACTCGGCGCAGTACGTCACGCTGCGCGGCTTCTACGCGTACGAGGACACCCGCACGCCGTTCTTCAACACGGTGTGGATCGCGGTGGTCAACGCGGCCGTCGCGGGGCTGTCGTACCTGGTGCTTCCGCCGCAGCGGGCGGTGGTGGGCATGGCGTTCGGCTACGGCGTCGCGTACTTCGTCGGCCTGCTGGTGGCGCTGCCCCGGCTGCGGCGCCGGATCGGCACGCTGGACGGCCCGCGCATCCGCCGCACCTACAGCCGGCTCGTGGCGGCCGCCCTGGTCCCCGCGCTGCTGGGCTACTTCCTCGCCCGGGCCACCGAGGGCGTGCTGGGCGGCGGGCTGGTCGGCGCGGCCGGCGCGCTGCTGGTCGGGCTGGTGGTGCAGATCGGCCTCTTCCTCGCGATCGCGAAGCGGATGCGGATCGAGGAGCTGAACGCGCTGCTGGGCATGGTGCGCGGCCGGCTGGGCCGCTGA
- a CDS encoding GTP-binding protein: protein MASAPSPDTDRSRSAGPPGGGAAPPGADDPPGHDGAVPPPDFDYLPSTVTRSAKLLVTGPFGVGKTTLVGTVAPLVLRMDEAMTEASLGVDDLRGTPEKTTTTVAMDFGRLHLNESLVLYLFGTPGQVRFRPLWEGLADGALGALVLVDTRDLDRCHDVLDLLEEYGTPYAVAVNRFDDGTDYPLHEVRQALDLAEATPLTTCDARDRQSCVGALITLVEYLSARRLEPSP from the coding sequence ATGGCCTCCGCTCCATCGCCTGACACCGACCGGTCGCGATCGGCCGGCCCGCCCGGCGGCGGCGCCGCCCCGCCCGGCGCCGACGACCCGCCGGGTCACGACGGCGCCGTGCCGCCGCCCGACTTCGACTACCTCCCCTCCACCGTCACCCGCTCGGCGAAACTGCTGGTCACCGGGCCGTTCGGGGTCGGCAAGACCACGCTGGTGGGCACCGTCGCGCCCCTGGTGCTGCGGATGGACGAGGCCATGACCGAGGCGAGCCTCGGCGTGGACGACCTGCGCGGCACCCCGGAGAAGACCACCACCACCGTGGCCATGGACTTCGGCCGGCTGCACCTCAACGAGAGCCTGGTGCTGTACCTGTTCGGCACCCCCGGCCAGGTCCGCTTCCGGCCGCTGTGGGAGGGGCTGGCCGACGGCGCCCTCGGCGCGCTGGTCCTGGTGGACACCCGGGACCTGGACCGCTGCCACGACGTGCTGGACCTGCTGGAGGAGTACGGCACCCCGTACGCGGTGGCGGTCAACCGCTTCGACGACGGGACGGACTACCCGCTCCACGAGGTCCGCCAGGCCCTGGACCTGGCGGAGGCGACCCCGCTGACCACGTGCGACGCGCGGGACCGGCAGAGCTGCGTGGGCGCCCTGATCACGCTCGTCGAGTACCTGTCCGCACGCCGACTGGAGCCCAGCCCGTGA
- a CDS encoding ATP-binding protein — protein MTTLIQEAAAALLLALVLVAGGAALRFRRIARARQRQAEQQHAGDRSSLLAEQERVRQLAARQRTLEDALGYLASTGLAEATAAALEPGENREVEFVLPEPLAGTPAAQRVEELVSRHTALVRQTRRDAQDAARQEVAQAQEDARDATRAAVLTFASALVSLGAELAEEVSVGVRRHHGDDAYETLMEIDHTAQQMLRVAQGYMVLSGGTLGRRLPATEFTDIARAAMGRIQNYDRVRAQELDRAVVPRAVEALVHTLAILLDNAVRYAPPTSYAEVSFRTGHNGVTVIVDDAGLQMSPEQLERAREILGGRQSLDIHALGAYPQTGFRVAAQLSARYGFRIDLEAPNLFGGTRALVFVPSALLTTLPVEQPAGHLPGRGAEQPYVPQQSGAGAAPRPGHPEARSPQPVQAAQDPQPYRPDARSGAAADAPPAVTASGLTRRRRRPQPAPAPAESAVPAAEPRPGRPDIAAAWADGSRRGRALAEQRPSERSEQGPSPSESAPSGPAGGRDTRGGDAGGRGTSQNTSATSKGDS, from the coding sequence ATGACCACGTTGATACAGGAGGCGGCCGCCGCGCTGCTGCTGGCGCTCGTCCTGGTCGCCGGCGGTGCGGCCCTCCGGTTCCGCCGGATCGCCCGCGCCCGGCAGCGGCAGGCGGAGCAGCAACACGCCGGGGACCGGTCCTCGTTGCTGGCCGAACAGGAGCGGGTACGCCAACTCGCGGCGCGGCAGCGGACGTTGGAGGACGCGCTGGGCTACCTCGCCTCAACCGGGCTGGCCGAGGCCACCGCGGCGGCACTGGAGCCGGGCGAGAACCGCGAGGTCGAGTTCGTGCTGCCCGAGCCGCTGGCCGGCACCCCCGCCGCGCAGCGCGTCGAGGAACTGGTCTCCCGGCACACCGCGCTGGTCCGGCAGACCCGGCGCGACGCGCAGGACGCCGCCCGCCAGGAGGTGGCCCAGGCCCAGGAGGACGCCCGCGACGCCACCCGCGCGGCGGTGCTCACGTTCGCGTCGGCCCTGGTGAGCCTGGGCGCCGAACTGGCTGAGGAGGTCAGCGTCGGCGTACGCCGCCACCACGGCGACGACGCGTACGAGACGCTGATGGAGATCGACCACACCGCCCAGCAGATGCTGCGCGTCGCCCAGGGCTACATGGTGCTGTCCGGCGGCACCCTCGGACGCCGGCTGCCGGCCACCGAGTTCACCGACATCGCCCGCGCCGCGATGGGCCGCATCCAGAACTACGACCGGGTGCGGGCCCAGGAGTTGGACCGCGCGGTGGTGCCGCGCGCGGTCGAGGCGCTGGTGCACACCCTGGCGATCCTGCTCGACAACGCCGTCCGCTACGCCCCGCCGACCTCCTACGCTGAGGTGTCCTTCCGCACCGGGCACAACGGCGTGACGGTGATCGTGGACGACGCCGGGCTCCAGATGAGCCCCGAACAGCTTGAGCGGGCCCGGGAGATCCTCGGCGGCAGGCAGTCGCTGGACATCCACGCGCTCGGCGCCTACCCGCAGACCGGGTTCCGGGTCGCCGCGCAGCTCTCGGCGCGCTACGGCTTCCGGATCGACCTCGAAGCGCCCAACCTGTTCGGCGGCACCCGCGCGCTGGTCTTCGTCCCCTCCGCGCTGCTGACCACCCTTCCGGTCGAGCAGCCGGCCGGGCACCTGCCCGGGCGCGGCGCCGAACAGCCGTACGTGCCGCAGCAGTCCGGGGCCGGGGCAGCGCCGCGCCCCGGACACCCCGAGGCGCGCAGCCCGCAGCCGGTGCAGGCCGCCCAGGACCCGCAGCCGTACCGCCCCGACGCGCGGTCCGGCGCGGCCGCCGACGCACCGCCGGCCGTCACCGCCAGCGGGCTGACCCGGCGCCGCCGCCGCCCGCAGCCCGCGCCCGCGCCGGCCGAGTCCGCCGTGCCGGCGGCCGAGCCCCGGCCGGGGCGCCCCGACATCGCCGCCGCGTGGGCCGACGGGTCGCGCCGCGGCCGGGCGCTGGCGGAGCAGCGGCCGTCGGAGCGGTCGGAGCAGGGGCCGTCCCCGTCGGAGTCCGCGCCGTCCGGACCGGCCGGCGGCCGGGACACCCGGGGTGGGGACGCCGGCGGGCGGGGCACCTCGCAGAACACGTCGGCCACTTCGAAGGGCGATTCCTGA
- a CDS encoding DUF742 domain-containing protein yields the protein MVRPYVRTGGRSRPSRDVRLESLVIAAPAPVQGLEPDARRVFALCRGGVMAVAEIAAALELPPSVVRILVSGLIDSGHLAAPTRRSRADAPSIELLKEVLHGLRSIA from the coding sequence GTGGTCCGGCCCTACGTCCGCACCGGGGGGCGCAGCCGCCCCTCGCGGGACGTGCGCCTGGAGTCCCTGGTGATCGCCGCGCCCGCCCCGGTGCAGGGTCTGGAGCCGGACGCCCGCCGGGTGTTCGCCCTGTGCCGCGGCGGCGTGATGGCGGTCGCGGAGATCGCCGCCGCGCTGGAACTGCCGCCGTCCGTGGTCAGGATCCTGGTCTCCGGTCTGATCGACTCCGGCCACCTCGCGGCGCCGACCCGCCGCTCCCGCGCCGACGCGCCGTCCATCGAACTGCTGAAGGAAGTACTGCATGGCCTCCGCTCCATCGCCTGA
- a CDS encoding cytochrome P450 yields MTSPPRTGPAPADPAPGRRVPLHTQEFASDPHAAYDRMRAEFGPLVPVELAPGVPATLVIGYAQALRILNDPQRFPADPRVWQRDVPDDCPVKPMMEWRPNALRSAGEEHHRYRAANTAGLDRVNQHQLRATVEQVAAETIGAFSPTGRADLLTQYAWPIAFRVLNEMLGCPPEIGRRVAEGMAAIFEGVDAAAGNVMLGQALRDLTSSKRAAPGADITSWLIGHPAALTDEEMDHQLVTLYGAGIEPTTNLITNTLRLLLTDDRFSGDLHAGSLSVRDALDELLFTDPPMASYCVSYPPRAVDVEGVVLPAHQPVVICMSAANNDPSIVGPPSRRVGNRAHLAWSNGPHACPAKSHAYLIAETALVHLVDALPEMDLAVPAEELAWRPGPWHRALAALPVTFPPVPDSSSAPDPSSARETSSAPDRPAPDPSATAPPASQS; encoded by the coding sequence GTGACGTCCCCGCCCCGCACCGGACCCGCGCCGGCCGACCCCGCGCCAGGCCGGCGCGTGCCGCTGCACACCCAGGAGTTCGCCTCCGACCCGCACGCCGCCTACGACCGGATGCGGGCGGAGTTCGGCCCGCTGGTGCCGGTGGAGCTGGCGCCCGGTGTCCCGGCGACCCTCGTCATCGGGTACGCGCAGGCGCTGCGCATCCTCAACGACCCGCAGCGCTTCCCGGCCGACCCGCGGGTGTGGCAGCGCGACGTGCCCGACGACTGCCCGGTGAAGCCGATGATGGAGTGGCGGCCGAACGCGCTGCGCTCGGCGGGCGAGGAGCACCACCGCTACCGCGCGGCGAACACCGCGGGCCTGGACCGGGTCAACCAGCACCAGTTGCGGGCCACCGTCGAGCAGGTGGCCGCCGAGACCATCGGCGCGTTCAGCCCCACCGGGCGGGCCGACCTGCTCACGCAGTACGCCTGGCCGATCGCCTTCCGCGTGCTCAACGAGATGCTGGGCTGCCCGCCGGAGATCGGCCGGCGCGTCGCCGAGGGCATGGCCGCGATCTTCGAGGGCGTGGACGCCGCCGCCGGGAACGTGATGCTCGGCCAGGCGCTGCGCGACCTCACCTCCAGCAAGCGCGCCGCCCCGGGCGCGGACATCACCAGTTGGCTGATCGGCCACCCCGCGGCGCTCACCGACGAGGAGATGGACCACCAGTTGGTCACGCTCTACGGCGCCGGCATCGAGCCGACCACCAACCTGATCACCAACACGCTGCGGCTGCTGCTCACCGACGACCGCTTCTCGGGCGACCTGCACGCCGGCAGCCTGTCGGTGCGCGACGCGCTGGACGAACTGCTGTTCACCGACCCGCCGATGGCGTCGTACTGCGTCTCCTACCCGCCCCGGGCGGTGGACGTCGAGGGAGTGGTGCTGCCCGCGCACCAGCCCGTGGTCATCTGCATGTCCGCCGCGAACAACGACCCGTCGATCGTCGGCCCGCCCTCCCGCCGGGTCGGCAACCGCGCGCACCTGGCCTGGAGCAACGGCCCGCACGCCTGCCCGGCCAAGTCGCACGCGTACCTGATCGCCGAGACCGCGCTGGTCCACCTCGTGGACGCGCTGCCGGAGATGGACCTGGCCGTGCCGGCCGAGGAGCTGGCCTGGCGGCCGGGGCCCTGGCACCGCGCGCTGGCCGCGCTGCCGGTCACCTTCCCGCCCGTGCCCG
- a CDS encoding roadblock/LC7 domain-containing protein, with the protein MLKAHDDNALGWLLDEHLGTCPGVRFAVHMTSDGLLSSYTKTIDKDTGDKLAAVTAALRAAGLAWAEVTGRRGDANAVRQHLIETDQWIGLTSAAAENSLLAVCAEPDSDIGLISERMNALAQRVGHELASRERRPVGEGGRSR; encoded by the coding sequence ATGCTGAAAGCACACGACGACAACGCGCTGGGGTGGCTGCTCGACGAGCACCTCGGCACGTGCCCGGGCGTGCGGTTCGCCGTCCACATGACCTCCGACGGCCTGCTCAGCTCGTACACCAAGACCATCGACAAGGACACCGGGGACAAGCTCGCGGCCGTGACGGCGGCGCTGCGGGCGGCCGGGCTGGCCTGGGCCGAGGTCACCGGGCGGCGGGGCGACGCCAACGCCGTGCGCCAGCACCTGATCGAGACCGACCAGTGGATCGGGCTGACCTCGGCCGCCGCGGAGAACTCGCTGCTGGCGGTCTGCGCCGAGCCGGACAGCGACATCGGCCTGATCAGCGAGCGGATGAACGCGCTCGCGCAGCGGGTCGGCCACGAGCTGGCCAGCAGGGAGCGCCGACCCGTCGGCGAGGGCGGCAGGTCGAGGTGA
- a CDS encoding phosphatidylglycerol lysyltransferase domain-containing protein, protein MTHWFGGAHGTQTSGAGREQLFLLLAGLVCSFLFIRFSTRMIRRQVSWWPGNVQPGGMHIHHVVFGQVMMIVGGVGAFGVRGGPVAHDVLAAVFGVGCGLVLDEFALVLHLEDVYWKEEGRRSVDAVILAVAVIGLLVAGEAPLGGYVGGRSGGSYAVAAVLLGFVVLCLLKGKVWTGLLGVMVPVLAVVGALRLARPHSPWARWRYTARPRRMARAERREEGARRRVMAAKTAVMDAVAGAPTPVSLAKRAGKPPVVPTVVEVPPSRLELLLARVLRPLRAPGAAVAVWYLRLAAVVDLVTGLVGPLRDRVRAADGGEYVTAFLVGPGFTGAALAFVLSVSLRRRKRAAWLLTTVASAAYAVTIVITVAAVPGAYRHAANWLAIACTLLLLGALLVSRTAFNVRGERRNVAVGLLSLVVGAAVAVGAGTLLVHATDRDAPARWGASARYAAVRTLTLSALFDHPGIRVPWWSDLLVNLISVALLLLVVLAFLRAPRGRDRLQPADERRLRELLRDGDGRDSFGYFALRRDRAVCWAPGREAAIVHRVVNGVTLAAGDPVGPPAAWPGAVAHWLDTARAHAWVAAVAHAGDGAAGVYTAAGLHGLDSGAEPVVEVRELPAGPARLRQAMAGAGYAVRVRRQRDVAEEEWVRLRQLADAWRRHGRAAGGVQLGRLGDPADPECVVAECRDRHGRTCALLVFVPWGGDGLTLALLRHDQESGQGPVDLALTEVLLRAHSGADPLAGVVRVSLNLAPSDGEQAYAGYGARWATRHLLYERRAELPRVIAAAAYTEGLRLAAARTAHAHAHARQDAPPT, encoded by the coding sequence ATGACGCACTGGTTCGGCGGCGCGCACGGCACGCAGACCTCGGGCGCCGGACGCGAGCAGCTCTTCCTGCTGCTGGCCGGACTGGTCTGCTCGTTCCTGTTCATCCGGTTCAGCACCCGGATGATCCGGCGGCAGGTGTCGTGGTGGCCGGGGAACGTGCAGCCCGGCGGGATGCACATCCACCACGTGGTCTTCGGCCAGGTGATGATGATCGTCGGCGGGGTGGGCGCGTTCGGGGTGCGCGGCGGGCCGGTGGCGCACGACGTGCTCGCGGCGGTCTTCGGGGTGGGCTGCGGCCTGGTGCTGGACGAGTTCGCGCTCGTGCTGCACCTGGAGGACGTGTACTGGAAGGAGGAGGGCCGGCGGTCGGTCGACGCGGTCATCCTCGCGGTCGCGGTGATCGGCCTGCTGGTGGCCGGCGAGGCGCCGCTCGGTGGCTACGTCGGCGGGCGGTCCGGCGGGTCGTACGCGGTGGCCGCGGTGCTGCTCGGGTTCGTGGTGCTGTGCCTGCTCAAGGGCAAGGTGTGGACCGGGCTGCTGGGCGTGATGGTGCCGGTGCTCGCGGTGGTGGGCGCGCTGCGGCTGGCCCGGCCGCACAGCCCGTGGGCGCGCTGGCGGTACACGGCGCGGCCGCGCCGGATGGCCCGGGCGGAGCGGCGCGAGGAGGGCGCGCGGCGGCGGGTGATGGCAGCCAAGACCGCGGTGATGGACGCGGTCGCCGGGGCGCCGACCCCGGTGTCGCTGGCGAAGCGGGCGGGGAAGCCGCCGGTGGTGCCGACCGTGGTCGAGGTACCGCCGTCCCGGCTGGAGCTGCTGCTCGCCCGGGTGCTGCGGCCGCTGCGCGCGCCGGGTGCGGCCGTCGCCGTGTGGTACCTGCGGCTGGCGGCCGTGGTGGACCTGGTGACCGGTCTGGTCGGGCCGCTGCGGGACCGGGTGCGGGCCGCCGACGGCGGCGAGTACGTCACCGCCTTCCTGGTCGGCCCGGGCTTCACCGGCGCCGCGCTGGCGTTCGTGCTGTCGGTGAGCCTGCGCCGGCGCAAGCGGGCGGCGTGGCTGCTCACCACCGTGGCGAGCGCCGCGTACGCCGTGACGATCGTGATCACCGTGGCCGCGGTGCCGGGCGCGTACCGGCACGCCGCCAACTGGCTGGCGATCGCCTGCACGTTGCTGCTGCTGGGCGCGCTGCTGGTCTCGCGCACCGCCTTCAACGTCCGCGGCGAGCGGCGCAACGTCGCCGTGGGGCTGCTCAGCCTGGTGGTGGGGGCGGCGGTCGCGGTGGGCGCGGGCACGCTGCTGGTCCACGCGACCGACCGGGACGCGCCGGCCCGCTGGGGCGCCAGCGCCCGGTACGCCGCGGTGCGCACGCTGACCCTCTCGGCGCTCTTCGACCACCCCGGGATCAGGGTGCCGTGGTGGTCCGACCTGCTGGTGAACCTGATCAGCGTCGCGCTGCTGCTGCTCGTGGTGCTGGCGTTCCTGCGCGCGCCGCGCGGCCGGGACCGGCTGCAACCGGCCGACGAGCGGCGGCTGCGGGAACTGCTGCGGGACGGCGACGGCCGGGACTCCTTCGGGTACTTCGCGCTGCGCCGGGACCGGGCGGTGTGCTGGGCGCCCGGCCGGGAGGCGGCGATCGTGCACCGGGTGGTGAACGGGGTGACGCTCGCGGCCGGCGATCCGGTGGGCCCGCCGGCCGCGTGGCCGGGGGCGGTCGCGCACTGGCTGGACACGGCCCGCGCGCACGCCTGGGTCGCGGCGGTCGCGCACGCGGGCGACGGGGCCGCGGGCGTCTACACGGCGGCCGGGCTGCACGGCCTGGACTCGGGCGCGGAGCCGGTGGTCGAGGTGCGGGAGCTGCCGGCCGGTCCCGCGCGGCTGCGGCAGGCGATGGCGGGCGCGGGCTACGCGGTGCGGGTGCGCCGCCAGCGCGACGTGGCCGAGGAGGAGTGGGTGCGGCTGCGGCAGCTCGCCGACGCGTGGCGGCGGCACGGGAGGGCGGCCGGCGGCGTCCAGTTGGGCCGGCTGGGCGACCCGGCCGACCCGGAGTGCGTGGTCGCGGAGTGCAGGGACCGGCACGGCCGCACCTGCGCGCTGCTGGTGTTCGTGCCGTGGGGCGGGGACGGGCTGACGCTGGCGCTGCTGCGGCACGACCAGGAGTCCGGGCAGGGGCCGGTGGACCTCGCCCTGACCGAGGTGCTGCTGCGGGCGCACTCCGGCGCCGACCCGCTGGCGGGGGTGGTCCGTGTCTCGCTCAACCTCGCGCCGTCCGACGGCGAGCAGGCGTACGCGGGGTACGGGGCGCGCTGGGCGACCCGGCACCTGCTGTACGAGCGGCGGGCCGAACTCCCCCGGGTGATCGCCGCCGCGGCCTACACCGAGGGGCTGCGGCTCGCCGCGGCCCGGACCGCCCACGCCCATGCCCACGCCCGTCAGGACGCCCCGCCGACCTGA
- the solA gene encoding N-methyl-L-tryptophan oxidase, with the protein MGGWDAEVAVVGLGAWGASALWQLAERGVDVIGFERFTPGHSLGSSHGGSRMFRITCLEHPELVPLARRSRELWDELEQAAGEQLFFPTGGLLIGPENGHIAGGTLLASRRHDIPVHILSANAVRIRYPRHTGVPTGHIGVWEPSAGIIRPERSILAAVALAERAGARVHADTRISSVELVPGGAVLHTSQRDVRVRQVVVTVGSWLSSLVPGLPLETVRMPITWFRPLEPATDSTFELDQFPVFMRELDDGTVLWGNGTEGGHDVKLGLEDRGVAAKPLDPDNSDRSVTPDDWSDLAALLPAKVPGLEPLPARVAVCMLTRTPDGQFVIGRPDGDPRIVVAGGCNAHGFKHATGIGEALAGIVCGTAAKVPLDFMSPDRF; encoded by the coding sequence ATGGGCGGCTGGGACGCCGAGGTCGCGGTGGTCGGGCTCGGGGCGTGGGGCGCGTCGGCCCTGTGGCAGTTGGCGGAGCGCGGTGTCGACGTGATCGGCTTCGAACGGTTCACGCCGGGCCACTCGCTGGGGTCGTCGCACGGCGGTTCGCGGATGTTCCGGATCACCTGCCTGGAGCACCCCGAACTGGTGCCGCTGGCCCGCCGCTCCCGCGAGCTGTGGGACGAGCTGGAGCAGGCCGCCGGGGAGCAGTTGTTCTTCCCGACCGGCGGGCTGCTGATCGGGCCGGAGAACGGGCACATCGCCGGCGGCACCCTGCTCGCGTCCCGGCGGCACGACATCCCGGTGCACATCCTCAGCGCCAACGCGGTCCGCATCCGCTACCCGCGGCACACCGGCGTGCCCACCGGCCACATCGGCGTGTGGGAGCCGTCGGCCGGGATCATCCGGCCGGAGCGCTCGATCCTGGCGGCCGTCGCACTCGCCGAGCGGGCCGGGGCGCGCGTGCACGCCGACACCCGGATCAGTTCGGTGGAGCTGGTGCCCGGCGGGGCGGTGCTGCACACCTCGCAGCGCGACGTCCGGGTGCGGCAGGTGGTGGTGACGGTCGGCTCGTGGCTGTCCTCCCTGGTCCCGGGGCTGCCGCTGGAGACGGTGCGGATGCCCATCACCTGGTTCCGCCCGCTGGAGCCGGCCACCGACAGCACCTTCGAGCTGGACCAGTTCCCGGTCTTCATGCGGGAGTTGGACGACGGCACCGTGCTGTGGGGCAACGGCACCGAGGGCGGCCACGACGTCAAGCTCGGCCTGGAGGACCGGGGCGTCGCGGCGAAGCCGCTGGACCCCGACAACAGCGACCGCTCGGTGACGCCGGACGACTGGTCCGACCTGGCCGCGCTGCTGCCGGCGAAGGTGCCCGGGCTGGAGCCGCTGCCGGCCAGGGTCGCGGTCTGCATGCTGACCCGCACCCCCGACGGGCAGTTCGTGATCGGGCGGCCGGACGGCGACCCGCGGATCGTCGTGGCCGGCGGCTGCAACGCGCACGGCTTCAAGCACGCGACCGGCATCGGCGAGGCGCTGGCCGGCATCGTCTGCGGCACGGCCGCCAAGGTGCCGCTGGACTTCATGTCCCCCGACCGCTTCTGA